The following coding sequences are from one Triticum aestivum cultivar Chinese Spring chromosome 5A, IWGSC CS RefSeq v2.1, whole genome shotgun sequence window:
- the LOC123105476 gene encoding uncharacterized protein, which translates to MVRVRVREEAEAAALFPIPISIPMPIPMTTGGKKIREEAEAEAEAAALFPTRIPIGMASRGGGAPWADGAFPDWVMLDRLGRTKSYDGICAVREAVNQNKTAAAVHMASGRSCYVSFALADPPEGVSYFDLHWPEKEASATRPACPYVRATDEDLVLFHISIPSQTRYDNIASDLFVYTAAGPSPSVQQLPRYTKDRKRPFLMDKFATGILQLAPDCYIVADLNVYPKKSDTGNHPMLVELCIFNSEKGHWGTICNRPAPRPHDQSNVRFPFLWSTDDVLALDGRFLCWVDYFSGVLISDFSDTCSPVLHFVPFPGGKEYRNDVRVERYFPGRFQSVSVSQGMLRFVHIDNDFHERIHGGHRHLLERRLGQHPRQKITIWNLNMMSKFKWELHRVIYLDSVWGSSGYQELHIPCRLPEFPIISADDPDVVCCLLREEEFHGEAWMIMVDMKQAHVQSCTPYINQQSCYAKSVGVDVQARKSRFANVPLLPAVFSRHLERPTGMLWNNDKLAPHPSKKSKFAR; encoded by the coding sequence atggttagggttagggttagggaggaggcggaggcggctgcttTATTCCCGATCCCGATCTCAATCCCGATGCCGATCCCCATGACCACCGGAGGAAAAAAGATtagggaggaggcggaggcggaggcggaggcggctgcttTATTCCCGACGCGGATCCCGATCGGCATGGCCAGCAGAGGCGGAGGAGCGCCATGGGCGGACGGTGCCTTCCCCGATTGGGTGATGCTGGACCGCCTCGGCCGCACCAAGTCCTACGACGGCATATGCGCTGTTCGTGAGGCCGTCAACCAGAACAAGACCGCCGCTGCAGTTCACATGGCCAGCGGCCGCTCCTGCTACGTGTCCTTCGCCCTCGCCGATCCTCCAGAAGGGGTCTCCTACTTCGACCTCCACTGGCCGGAGAAAGAAGCCTCAGCCACCCGGCCCGCCTGTCCCTACGTCCGGGCAACTGACGAGGACCTCGTCCTCTTCCACATCTCCATCCCGAGCCAGACTCGCTACGACAACATCGCGTCAGATCTGTTCGTCTACACGGCCGCCGGTCCTTCCCCCTCGGTGCAGCAGCTCCCTCGGTACACCAAGGACAGGAAAAGGCCGTTCCTGATGGATAAATTCGCCACAGGCATCCTGCAGCTCGCGCCGGACTGCTACATTGTTGCCGACCTTAATGTCTACCCCAAAAAAAGCGACACTGGCAATCATCCCATGCTTGTTGAACTCTGCATCTTCAACTCCGAGAAAGGACATTGGGGAACCATCTGCAACAGGCCTGCCCCGCGGCCGCATGACCAGAGCAATGTCCGGTTCCCCTTCCTGTGGTCAACTGACGATGTGCTCGCTCTTGATGGTCGTTTTCTGTGCTGGGTAGACTACTTCAGCGGTGTCCTAATATCTGACTTCTCCGATACATGCTCCCCTGTGCTTCACTTCGTGCCTTTCCCCGGGGGAAAAGAGTACCGTAATGACGTACGGGTTGAAAGATACTTCCCCGGGAGATTCCAAAGTGTGTCCGTCAGCCAAGGCATGCTGCGCTTTGTCCACATTGACAATGACTTCCATGAGAGAATCCATGGTGgccatcgtcaccttcttgagagaAGACTAGGGCAGCACCCTCGCCAAAAGATCACCATTTGGAATTTGAACATGATGTCCAAGTTCAAGTGGGAGCTCCATCGTGTGATCTACCTGGATTCTGTCTGGGGTAGCTCTGGTTACCAGGAGCTGCACATACCTTGCCGTCTTCCTGAGTTCCCAATCATCAGTGCGGATGACCCGGATGTTGTATGCTGCCTTTTAAGGGAGGAGGAATTTCACGGTGAGGCGTGGATGATCATGGTTGACATGAAACAGGCACATGTTCAGTCATGTACTCCATATATCAATCAACAGTCCTGCTATGCTAAGTCTGTGGGTGTGGATGTGCAAGCTCGCAAAAGCCGTTTTGCTAATGTGCCCCTACTTCCAGCTGTCTTCTCCAGACACCTTGAAAGGCCAACAG